In Ancylomarina subtilis, the sequence AAAAGATGCTTACAAATTGGCTAAGATATCTGATATTAGAATGATGTCTGACTCGGTAAAAGCGCGTCATATTTTAATCCGTCCGGTTAATGGTGATTTCAAGGCTGCTGAAGCTAAAGCTGACAGTTTGAAACAACTATTGGATAAAGGTGCTAAATTTGCTGATTTGGCTAAGACAAATTCTGATGATCAAGGTTCCGCTGTTAATGGTGGTGATTTAGGCTGGTTTACTCAAGGACGTATGGTTCCTGCATTTAACGATGCTGCATTCTCGTCTAAGAAAAACGAAGTGAAGATTGTTAAAACTCAGTTTGGAGCTCACCTAATTCAAGTTGTGGGATTAAGTAAGCCAGTTAAAAAAGTTCAAATTGCCGTTTTAGATCGTAAAGTTGAGGCGAGTCAGAAAACATTCCAGGCAGCTTATGCAGCAGCTCGTAAATTCGCTGGTGAAAATCAGGATAGAGCTTCTTTCTTTAAAGCAATTTCAGAGCAGAATTTAACTCGTCGTGTTGCAAACCTTAAGAAGGATACTAAATTGATTCCAGGTCTTGAAAGTTCAAGAGAATTGGTTCGTGTTGCATATAATACGGACAATATGGAAACTATTCTTTTAAATAATGATAACTCTGCAGTATTTGAGTTTGGTGATAAATTCGTTGTTGCTATTCTTTCTGATATCAAAGAAGAAGGTTATGCTTCAGTAACTGATGTACAGGCATCTGTTGAAAGAGAAGTTAGAAAGAATAAGAAAGCAGAAATGATTATTGCTTCAATGGCAAAGAACTCTAAAGGTGCACAGTCTTTATTGTCAGTTGCTCAGAAAGAAAATCTTGAAGTGAAGAATGCTGCTGATGTAACTTTCCAATCATTCCAAATTCCTGGTGCAGGTATCGAACCTAATGTGATTGCTAATGCAAGTAACATTGAAAAGGGTAAGCTTTCTGCTCCTATCAAAGGCAACCAAGGTGTTTATATGATTTTGGTAAACGATATAAAAGAAGATGCGCTTACTCAAGATGCGATCGATGTATTTAAATCGCGCATGACTCAAAACTATCAGTATCGTACAAACTATCAGTCAATGCAAGTTCTTAGAGAAAATGCAGATATTGTTGATAAGCGTTACAAATTCTATTAGTAGATAAATTGAAACGTGATGATTTTGTTTATCACTTTCAGATACCATATAAAAGCGAGTTGGGAAACCTTCTCGCTTTTTTTATCCTAAAGAGTCTGATTTTGTTGCGAATTAAGACTGGCTAGGGGAGAAGGATACAATAAGTCGATTAGAATGCTTATTTTTGTCGCATTAAGCTGAATGTTGATTTAGCTGATTGGAAACAATGCATTTCGACAATGTCGTTAAAGTATAATTGAAATTTAATTCAGAATATAAATATGAGTGTTATTAAGGAATTGCAAGCAAGAAGTGGTTCGGTTTGTGAACTGTGTGGAGCTACTGATGATTTGAATGTTTATGAAGTGCCACCTGCCGCGAAAGAAGGAAGTGATAAATGTCTGTTGCTTTGTTCAACCTGTTCGGAACAATTGGATAATCCTGAAAAAGTTGATGTGAACCATTGGAGATGTTTAAATGATAGCATGTGGAGTGAGGTACCTGCTGTACAGGTGATGGCATGGCGTATGTTGAATCGTTTACGTTCTGAAGGTTGGCCTCAGGATTTGCTTGATATGCTTTATTTGGATGAAGAAACAATGGCATGGGCTCAGGCTACTGGCGAAGGCGAAAATGAAGAAGATAAAGTTAGACACCTGGATAGTAATGGCGCTCTTTTAGAGTCTGGCGATTCAGTTGTTCTAATCAAAGATTTAAATGTGAAAGGTGGCGGTTTTACAGCTAAGCGTGGGACACATGTTCGTAATATTTCATTGGTTTATGATAATGCTGAACAAATTGAAGGCCGTGTAAATGGTCAAATGATTGTTATCCTGACACAATATGTGAAGAAAGCTTAAGCTGATCACGATTTGATATAGAAAAACGAAATGGGTGACTATCTCGTTTTTTTTGATTTAATTGAAGGTAAAAAGCCACAAACAAGTATATGTTTGTGGCTTTTATTTTGATAAAATAAGAAGTGTTATTGCCTCGTAGTTCTATTTTTGTTGGTCAAGTTCCTGAAGTAAAATATCAACAGCTTTTCTTAATTGCTGATCCTTTCCCTGGCTAACTACATCGTAGTCATAAAGAACTTTATAGTCTGGTTCCAACTGTTTGTTTTCTAGGAAATCGCCTTCTGAATCCATATAACCAATTTGAGGGATCCCAAAATACATATTACCATTCATAAGGCTTTCCCACCAAACAGAAGTCATGGTACCGGCAACAGGTGCTCCAACTAACTTTCCAAGTCCCATTGTTTTGTAAACCCAGGGTGTGCCGTGTGCATTTGAGTAGTTGCCTTCACTCACCAACATAATGGATGGTTTCTTCCATCTTTTACGGGGTTGTTCGCCGATTTTTTGTCCTCGTGGCAATTGAGTTAGATACTTCTTTCCGCTGAAAAGAACTTCGATATCTTCGTGCATATGTCCACCACCATTATAACGTGTATCGATAACGATAGCTTCCATATTGTTGTAGCGACCCATTACTTCAGAGTAAAGCGTTCTAAAACTATTATCATTCATTCCTTTGATATGAACATAGCCAATGCGGCCGTTTGATACCAGTTCGGTTTCAGCTCGACGCTGCTTAATCCAACGCTCATACAATAGGTTATCGAATTTTCTTTTTGAGATTGGTTTAACCACTTCGTCCCAACGCTTTTTAGTTGTTGGGTTGTAAAAACTTAATAGGGTGTTTTTACCGCTTTTGTGATTTAAAAGGGGATAGTAATCCATTCCTTCAGTGATTTCAACGCCATCAATTTTCTCGATGATGCAAGCAATCGTTGCTTTTGATTTAGCTTTCTTAAGAGGCGATTTGTCAACAATTTCGGCAATTCTTAAACCTTTGCCCTTGTAGTTGTCGTCGAAGAAAACACCCAGATTCGCCGTTTTGTCTCCGTTTGGATATCTTGTCCAGGCACCGGCTCCGGTGTGAGAGGCATTTAGCTCACCCAAAAGTTCACTCAATAGTTCTGCAAAATCATATGAGTTGTTGATGTATGGAAGGAATCGCTTGTATTCCAGTTTGTATGCATCCCAATCGACCCCATGCATATCTACACGGTAAAATTTCTCTTTGGTTTGTCTCCATGCATGTTCGAATAGGTATTCGCGTTCGGCATCCTCATTCAAATTCATTTCAGCTTGGTAGCTGATATTTTTACGTTTGTTTCCAGCTGTTGCAATACGCATTAATCGACTTCCAGAACGTAAAAATATATATTTACCATCCTTCGTGATGCTCATATCAGAACTTGAACCGGAAAGCTTTAGAACTTTCTTGGTTTCATCTTCTTTAAAATTGTGCATCCAAAGGTCATAGCCATCTTCAAACTTACTTAAATAGTAAAGTTTATCACCTTTAGGTGTCATTACGGCATCAGAAAGATTTGATGAATTAATAGTTAAACGAGTGACGCGATCTTCATAATTATTTAGATCAATCTCAATGTCTTTAAGCTTTTTTTCATCCTTTTTCTTCTTTTTATCTTTCTTGTCGTCTTTTTTGTCAGCCTCGTTTTTTTCTTTGTCAAGAGCCTCTTGTAATTCGGCTTCTTCTTTGCTCATATTGAATTTGTCGAAAGCTTCCTGAGTAAAGAACATGGCAAATACATCGTTTTGAGAGCCCCAGCTTGCATGGTTGCGCATACCAAAACGATCAGAAAACCAGATCATGGCTTTGCCGCCCATAACCCACTTGGCATTACCGTCGATATAACCCGAGTTGGTTAAATCAGTTACCGTTTTATTGCCTTGTGCATCTATCAAGCCAATATCAGAATTCGGCCAACGTGTTTTGGCATTGTAGTCCATTAAAAACCACTTACCATCCGGAGACCATTCAAAATACAAGTCTTCATCGGTATAAGAATAGTTCCATTTGCCTTCCAATATGGTTCTGATCTTTTTGCTTTTTAAGTTGATAACCTGCAATTCTGTTCTGTTTGCTAAATAGGCCACTTCTTTTCCGTCAGGAGAAAAAACAGGGCGAAAAGTTTCATCTGTATTTGCAAGAATTTCGTCTTCTTCTAAAAGTGTAGAATGAGTGAAGTCGATTTCAGTCTCGTTTTTGATTCGTGTACGATACAGGTTCCAGC encodes:
- a CDS encoding PhnA domain-containing protein — protein: MSVIKELQARSGSVCELCGATDDLNVYEVPPAAKEGSDKCLLLCSTCSEQLDNPEKVDVNHWRCLNDSMWSEVPAVQVMAWRMLNRLRSEGWPQDLLDMLYLDEETMAWAQATGEGENEEDKVRHLDSNGALLESGDSVVLIKDLNVKGGGFTAKRGTHVRNISLVYDNAEQIEGRVNGQMIVILTQYVKKA
- a CDS encoding S41 family peptidase, translating into MILKKLMIGAGLLLLSASSWAQTNPLWMRYPSISPDGKTVAFNYMGDIYKVDAKGGEAIRLTSNPAYDYNAIWSPDGKQLAFASERNGNFDIFLMSINGGTPKRLTTNSAKEIPTSFTPDGKSVLFTAAIADNYKNAMFPKGYLTELYAVSVEGGRPQQILTTPAEDARYNKEMTQLVYTDKKAGENTWRKHHTSSVARDIRKFDVKTGKHNFLSTFEGEDRQPVYNNDESAIYYLSEKSGSFNIWKMDANGGTNKTQITKYSKNPVRFLSVSANNTLCFGFRGEIYTQTGNNEAKKLDVNIRIDHTAYQNEFLKKSSGATEMSVSPDGKEVAFIVRGEVFVTSVEYATTKRITNTPEQERSVSFSPDGKSLIYASERNGSWNLYRTRIKNETEIDFTHSTLLEEDEILANTDETFRPVFSPDGKEVAYLANRTELQVINLKSKKIRTILEGKWNYSYTDEDLYFEWSPDGKWFLMDYNAKTRWPNSDIGLIDAQGNKTVTDLTNSGYIDGNAKWVMGGKAMIWFSDRFGMRNHASWGSQNDVFAMFFTQEAFDKFNMSKEEAELQEALDKEKNEADKKDDKKDKKKKKDEKKLKDIEIDLNNYEDRVTRLTINSSNLSDAVMTPKGDKLYYLSKFEDGYDLWMHNFKEDETKKVLKLSGSSSDMSITKDGKYIFLRSGSRLMRIATAGNKRKNISYQAEMNLNEDAEREYLFEHAWRQTKEKFYRVDMHGVDWDAYKLEYKRFLPYINNSYDFAELLSELLGELNASHTGAGAWTRYPNGDKTANLGVFFDDNYKGKGLRIAEIVDKSPLKKAKSKATIACIIEKIDGVEITEGMDYYPLLNHKSGKNTLLSFYNPTTKKRWDEVVKPISKRKFDNLLYERWIKQRRAETELVSNGRIGYVHIKGMNDNSFRTLYSEVMGRYNNMEAIVIDTRYNGGGHMHEDIEVLFSGKKYLTQLPRGQKIGEQPRKRWKKPSIMLVSEGNYSNAHGTPWVYKTMGLGKLVGAPVAGTMTSVWWESLMNGNMYFGIPQIGYMDSEGDFLENKQLEPDYKVLYDYDVVSQGKDQQLRKAVDILLQELDQQK
- a CDS encoding peptidylprolyl isomerase; amino-acid sequence: MATLQKIRNRGVFIGIIIGGALLAFIAGDALKSGGSLLTNSRNEMAEIAGESVNIRDFQNRFNHNLEVTKLMSGQNSIPADQMDKIREQVWQQMVQEIVMNREYDELGISLTSQELFDMIQGKNIDPTIRQLFTGEDGQFDKDNVVKTLKQLIAAPDGTPQKAYWLNIEESLIAQRTLTKYNALIAKGLYIPAAYAKNMAANGSKKVSFDYVVKSYNSISDSTVNVTAEEIKAYYNDHKELFKQSESRKIDYVPFNIEPSTDDFKYTEKWIADMKADFTAEENVAQFLELNSDTKFNTYYFAAGENSNKALDAFMFSGKKGDVYGPYDEKDAYKLAKISDIRMMSDSVKARHILIRPVNGDFKAAEAKADSLKQLLDKGAKFADLAKTNSDDQGSAVNGGDLGWFTQGRMVPAFNDAAFSSKKNEVKIVKTQFGAHLIQVVGLSKPVKKVQIAVLDRKVEASQKTFQAAYAAARKFAGENQDRASFFKAISEQNLTRRVANLKKDTKLIPGLESSRELVRVAYNTDNMETILLNNDNSAVFEFGDKFVVAILSDIKEEGYASVTDVQASVEREVRKNKKAEMIIASMAKNSKGAQSLLSVAQKENLEVKNAADVTFQSFQIPGAGIEPNVIANASNIEKGKLSAPIKGNQGVYMILVNDIKEDALTQDAIDVFKSRMTQNYQYRTNYQSMQVLRENADIVDKRYKFY